In Hippocampus zosterae strain Florida chromosome 21, ASM2543408v3, whole genome shotgun sequence, the genomic window TGTACGTGTGTAACTGTGCGTCCACGCCAGGCGGCCATGTTGTCCATCCCGGACTTGATCAGGAAGAAGCGCGACGGCCGGAAGCTGAGCGATGGCGACATTAAAGCCTTCGTCCAGGCGCTGAGCAGCGGAAGCATCGAGGACTGTCAGACAGGCAggtctcccacacacacacacacacacgtgcccccCTTTTCACCATTTAGTcgaggggtgcccaatacaccGATAATTCAACTTGTTAATTCAATGGGTCGATTTCGCACGACTTGAGACCCTGTAACAAACTCAAGGACATCTTATCGTGCTGCCCTCCCGAAGTTGAACCTTCCTGTCTCTTATCAGTTAATAAGGCCCTGGctcccttttttgtgtgtgttgctccATTGTGTGCAAGCTGTGAGAACCTTCGCCTTTGAGATCAATCGCGCGTATACTGAAATGAAACATGATAACATTAAGTTTGTCTTTCTCCATCAGCtggcacatttttttgtgtttgtgcaaaCTGCACCCTGAGCATCTTATCGGTTTCACTTTcgcaaaaacaatattttaaaacaaagcgGCAAAGTGTCGGCGCGTGACCGCCCTTAGGCGCCATGCTGATGGCCATCTGGCAGCGGGGCATGGACCCGCACGAGACGGCCACGCTGACCAAAGAGATGATGCTGTCGGGGGAAGTGATGTCGTGGCCCGAGGAGTGGGCGGGGCTTGTGGTGGACAAGCACTCCACCGGCGGCGTGGGTGACAAAGTCAGCCTGGTCCTGGCGCCCGCGCTGGCCGCCTGCGGCTGCAAGGtgcctcggaaaaaaaaaactcgagtCTCTGCGAGGCGGGATGGAAGAATTCTTACTTTCTGTCTTTATTGCGATCCCTTTTTTGGCAGGTACCGATGATCAGTGGGCGGGGCCTGGCCCACACCGGAGGAACATTGGACAAACTGGAGTCTATTCCCGGTTTTATCATCCACCACTCAGCTGAGCAGGTATCTTCATCCAatttgaaaatatcaaatgaaacTCGGTTACGTTGTAAACGTAAATGAAAAACATCCTTTTTTCCTCCCACCCACAATTAATGATGAGCGGCAAATATGACAATATTTCCAAGGGGATGCAATGTTTGTGCTCGAATATTCGTCAGGTGCGAGCCATCCTGAGCAGCGTGGGCTGTTGCATCGTGGGCCAGACGGAGAGGCTGGTCCCAGCTGACCGCATCCTCTACGCCACGCGCGACATCACCGGCACGGTGGACAGCCTGCCGCTCATCACGGGTAGCGCCCCTTGCACAGCCACCCGCCCGCCGCAAAATGTCTGCAATAACCCAACGGCCGCGGTGTCTCGCGCCCAGGCTCCATCATCTCCAAGAAAGGCGCCGAGTCGCTGACGGCGCTGGTTCTGGACGTCAAGTTCGGCCGGGCCGCTCTCTTCAAAGACTTGGCTGGCGCCAAGGAGCTGGCGCATCTCCTGGTGCGCCGATCGCTTCCCTTCCATTTTCCATCGCAGCGCTCGTATCTTCAGTGCCGGACTGTTGCAGGTGACGGCGGGCAACGAGCTGGGCATGCGCACGGGCGCCGTGTTGAGCCGCATGGACGCCGTGATCGGTCGCGCCGTGGGCAACAGTCTGGAAGTCATCGAGGCCCTGGACCTGCTCAAGGGGGACGGCCCACAAGACCTGATGGAGCTCGTCGCCACGCTGGGTAAGCCATTTCTTACGGGTGCTACGAGTGCGATTGCCCTACCCATCCCCCTTCAAAATACAATGACAAAGGGCGTTGACAAACAAAAGCAGGCAAGACATTTCAAAGCAAAGCCAATTCATTCAAAGCGGTTGACTTGAATGACCACCAGGCGGCCTCCTGCTGGCCATGACCGGTATGGCGGCCGACCAATCTGAAGGCAGACGGCAGATTTTCCAGGCTGTGATTGGCGGGGCCGCTCTCCTCAAGTTCCAGGCCATGATGGAGGCACAGGGCGTCGCCAAGGAGATGGCGAGGACGCTTTGCTCCGCCCACGCCGATTACTTCACCGTTCTGAAGAAAGCCGAGCATCAACTCGACTTGACCGCCAGCCGTGACGGTAGAAGCGCCGCCACACGTTTGATGCGACGGCCCCGTTCCAAATGGATCCCTTTCAGTTTTGTGATTGTGTTTGCAGGCGTGCTGATAGACGTGGACGGTCTGGCTATAGCGGAAGTGGTTCATAAGTTAGGGGCGGGGCGTTGCAAGGCCGGACAGCCTGTCAATCACAGTGTGGGGGCAGAGCTACTGCTCTCCCTTGGCCAGAAAATCACCAGAGGTAATTTTCCTTCCGTTTCGTTCGCCCACTCATGACACTTTGGGCATGattctgatcccccccccctccctttttttttctttcttcccccaGGCACTCCCTGGCTGCGAGTCCACTATGAGCAGCCGGCGCCCAGCCCAGACCAGATCGAGCGACTGCAGAGCGCTCTCGTCCTGGGATCGGACGCCGATTGGCAGAAGCAAAGTTTGGTGCAAGAAGTGATGCTCCCCGATTGACGGGTGTCGTTGAACCTGAGGTCTCATTTTCGGTGCCACCTTCGCGGAGGGCCAAATCACAATGATGACAATGTGATCTCTGTGCTCGAGGGCCACATCTTAGAAATGGGCACCTTTTTATCAGTCCCAAACTTTATTCAAGCATAAAATGTCACTGAACAGAACAAGACTCATATAAaactaacaattaaaaaaaaaagacattgttgCGAGTTTGGAAGATCAGTGGACGACGGAGTTGAGGGGCTCGGCTCGGATGTTTCCCAGGTCCAGCGTGGAGTCCGTCTCCTCGTCGATCTCGCCGATCACAGCCCTGTCCGACGCAACAGAAAATAACATGGTGATGTctctcgctcacactcacacatccaCGGCATGCTCTGTACGCACACGTTGTCCCCCCGCACGATGTAGAGTCCCAGAACAACTTGCTCCACACCCTGACCAGAGCTGAACACGCGCTCGTGACTCTCGTCCAGGATCAAGTTGATGGTCTGGTCGAAGCCCTTGAGCGTGCCCTAAATGTAAAAGCAAACCAACGCAAACGAAATGGACACGAGGCTTC contains:
- the lsm8 gene encoding LSM8 homolog, U6 small nuclear RNA associated, whose translation is MSTALESYINRTVAIVTSDGRMIVGTLKGFDQTINLILDESHERVFSSGQGVEQVVLGLYIVRGDNVAVIGEIDEETDSTLDLGNIRAEPLNSVVH
- the tymp gene encoding thymidine phosphorylase, which gives rise to MIVKSSPLQKSFFRPRVKWRSRLPHAAMLSIPDLIRKKRDGRKLSDGDIKAFVQALSSGSIEDCQTGAMLMAIWQRGMDPHETATLTKEMMLSGEVMSWPEEWAGLVVDKHSTGGVGDKVSLVLAPALAACGCKVPMISGRGLAHTGGTLDKLESIPGFIIHHSAEQVRAILSSVGCCIVGQTERLVPADRILYATRDITGTVDSLPLITGSIISKKGAESLTALVLDVKFGRAALFKDLAGAKELAHLLVTAGNELGMRTGAVLSRMDAVIGRAVGNSLEVIEALDLLKGDGPQDLMELVATLGGLLLAMTGMAADQSEGRRQIFQAVIGGAALLKFQAMMEAQGVAKEMARTLCSAHADYFTVLKKAEHQLDLTASRDGVLIDVDGLAIAEVVHKLGAGRCKAGQPVNHSVGAELLLSLGQKITRGTPWLRVHYEQPAPSPDQIERLQSALVLGSDADWQKQSLVQEVMLPD